GCACCTGGGGACTTCAGTTCCGTGGCCGCGTAGACGACACAGCCGATGGCCCGCTCGGGGGCGAGGACCCGGCTGACGGCGCCGCCCGGGTCGACGCTTTCGAGGCGGTGGCCGTCGTAGGGGCCGCCGTGCCGGTGGAAGTACCACCAGGGGATGCCGTTCTGTGCGGCCACCACCGCCGTGCGCTCGTGCAGCAGCGGTGCGATCAGCGGCCCGCACGCCGCGTACGTGTTGGCCTTCAGGCCGAGGAGGACGTAGTCCACCGGGCCGATCTCGCCGGGATCGTCGGTGGCATGGGGGTGCGCGGTGAAGTCGCCGCGCGGGCTGAGAACACGTACTCCGTGCTGCCTCATGGCCGCGAGATGCGGTCCACGGGCGATGAGATGCACATCGGCGCCGGCGCGGTGGAGCGCGGCACCGACGTAGGCGCCGATGGCGCCGGCGCCGAGAACTGCCACTTTCACGGGAGCACTCCGTTCGGTTTGAGGGATACCGCGGAGGTGGGAGAGGGGCTGGGCCGGGCGGGGAACCGGCCTGAATCCAGGACACGGACGCCGACACGGTAGGCCGAATCCTGTCGACGAAATATTGTCTACAGTATGGAGTTGTGTGGCGGCAAGGGTTCGGAGCCGACCCGTTCGGCGCGTTCTGGATACCGCTTTCGCATACGTTCGAGCCGTTGGGTTCTCAACTACCTTGTCCCGACGTACCGTTCGGGATTCATGAGCAGTCCCCCTGTCGCACCCGCGGGCTGGAGCCGCTGGCTCGTCCCGCCCGCCGCCCTCTCCGTCCATCTCTCCATCGGTCAGGCCTACGCCTGGAGCGTGTTCAAGCCGCCGCTCGAATCCGCGCTGAACCTCGACGGCACCCAGAGCGCGCTGCCCTTCCAGCTCGCGATCGTGATGCTCGGCCTGTCCGCCGCGTTCGGCGGCACCCTCGTCGAACGCAACGGACCGCGCTGGGCCATGACCGTGGCCCTGGTCTGCTTCTCCTCCGGCTTCCTGATCTCCGCGCTCGGCGCCGAGACCAAGCAGTACTGGCTGATCGTCCTCGGCTACGGCTTCGTCGGCGGCATCGGCCTCGGCATCGGCTACATCTCGCCGGTCTCCACCCTGATCAAGTGGTTCCCGGACCGGCCCGGCATGGCCACCGGCATCGCCATCATGGGCTTCGGCGGCGGCGCGCTGATCGCCTCGCCCTGGTCCGCGCAGATGCTCTCGTCCTTCGGCAGTGACAACGATGGCATCGCCCTCGCCTTCCTGGTGCACGGGCTGTCGTACGCCGTCTTCATGACCCTCGGCGTGCTCCTGATCCGGGTGCCGCGCACCGAGAAGCCGGTCCAGAACGCGCCCAGCGCCTTCGAGGGGGTGCAGGTCTCCGCGAACAGCGCGGTGCGCACCCCGCAGTTCTGGTGCCTGTGGATCGTGCTCTGCATGAACGTGACCGCCGGCATCGGCATCCTGGAGAAGGCCGCCCCGATGATCACGGACTTCTTCGCCGGCAGCTCCACCCCGGTGTCGGTATCCGCGGCCGCCGGGTTCGTCGCCCTGCTGTCCGCCGCCAACATGGCGGGCCGGATCGGCTGGTCGTCCACCTCCGACCTGATCGGACGCAAGAACATCTACCGTGTCTACCTCGGCGTCGGCGCGCTGATGTACCTGGTCATCGCCCTCTTCGGGGACTCGTCCAAGCCGCTGTTCGTGCTCTGCGCACTGGTGATCCTCTCCTTCTATGGCGGCGGATTCGCCACGGTCCCGGCGTATCTGAAGGACCTCTTCGGCACCTATGAGGTCGGCGCGATCCACGGCCGGCTGCTCACCGCCTGGTCCACGGCGGGTGTGCTCGGGCCGCTGATCGTCAACTGGATCGCCGACCACCAGAAGAACGCCGGCAAGCACGGCTCGGCCCTGTACACCCTGTCCTTCGGCATCATGATCGGACTGCTCGTCGTCGGCTTCGTCGCCAACGAGCTGGTCCGTCCCGTCCACGCCCGCCACCACATCCCCGCACCGAGGGAGGCCGCCGATGCCGAACGACAGCAGCCCGCCTAGCCCGGACCGCCGCGCGCTCATCGCCTTCGCCTGGCTCTGGGTCGGCGCGCCCTTCGCCTACGGTGTGTACGAACTCGTACAGAAGGCGACACAGCTGTTCAACGGGTGAGTCCTGCGAAGGGCCGGGCGTCCGAGAGTCTGCAAGAAGCCGACAACTCGGGCGCCCGATTCCTGTGGCTTCACCTGCCGTCGTACCCATGGGTCACTGATCAGACTGGGGGATCCCGCTACCCACGGCCCACGAGGGGACCCCGCCATGAACGGCTCGCGCATCGCCGCCATCGGTCACTATCAGCCCGCCCGGGTGCTCACCAACGAGGACCTGGCCGGCATGGTCGACACGAGCGACGAGTGGATCAAAAGCCGGGTCGGCATCCGGACCCGGCATATCGCCGGCCCCGACGAGCCGGTCGACGAGCTGGCCGCGCACGCCGCCGCCAAGGCCCTCGCCGCCGCCGGTCTGACCCCCGCCGACGTCGACCTGGTCCTGGTCGCCACCTCCACGGCGGTCGACCGGTCCCCGAACATGGCCGCCCGGGTCGCCGCCCGGCTCGGTATCCCGCAGCCGGCCGCGATGGACGTCAACGTGGTGTGCGCCGGATTCACCCACGCGCTGGCCACCGCCGACCACACCGTCCGGGCAGGCGCGGCCACCCGGGCGCTGGTCATCGGCGCCGACAAGATGTCCGACGTCACCGACTGGAGCGACCGCAGCACCTCTGTCCTGGTCGGCGACGGGGCCGGCGCCGCCGTGGTCGAGGCGTGCCCGCCGGGGGAGGAGCCGGGGATCGGGCCGGTGCTGTGGGGGTCCGTGCCGGAGATGGGGCACGCCGTGCGGATCGAGGGCACCCCGCCGCGGTTCGCGCAGGAGGGCCAGGCCGTCTACCGCTGGGCCACCACCCAGCTGCCGGCCATCGCCCGCAGCGCCTGCGAGCGGGCCGGCGTGGCTCCCGAGGACCTCGCAGGGGTCGTCCTGCACCAGGCGAACCTGCGCATCATCGAACCGCTGGCCGAGAAGCTCGGCGCCGTCAACGCGGTGGTCGCCCGCGATGTCACCGAATCCGGCAACACATCGGCGGCCAGTGTCCCGATGGCTTTCTCCAAGCTGCTCGAACAGGGAGCGCTCAGCGCGGGCGATCCGGTGCTGCTGTTCGGCTTCGGCGGCAATCTGTCGTACGCCGGGCAGGTCGTACGCTGCCCGTGAGTGGATGAATTCGCCGTTGAGTGAACGAAGTCCGGTCCCCAGGCCTGGATTTTGTGCACCGTAGACTGTAGACAAAAGACAATCGATACTGAGTGTGTCCAGCGTCCACGCGCCAGACCTGCCCAGGAGGGGGAACGTGATGTTGTCGACCGGACTGCCGCACGGGGCGGTGCCCAAGCTCGAACGGCCCGGACCGCTGCGCGAGCGTGTCTACGAGGCACTGCTCGAGCTCATCACCACCCGCGCCCTGCAGCCCGGCCAGCACCTGGTCGAGAGCGAGCTGGCCGGGCACCTCGGTGTCTCCCGGCAGC
The genomic region above belongs to Streptomyces sp. CG1 and contains:
- a CDS encoding OFA family MFS transporter; amino-acid sequence: MSSPPVAPAGWSRWLVPPAALSVHLSIGQAYAWSVFKPPLESALNLDGTQSALPFQLAIVMLGLSAAFGGTLVERNGPRWAMTVALVCFSSGFLISALGAETKQYWLIVLGYGFVGGIGLGIGYISPVSTLIKWFPDRPGMATGIAIMGFGGGALIASPWSAQMLSSFGSDNDGIALAFLVHGLSYAVFMTLGVLLIRVPRTEKPVQNAPSAFEGVQVSANSAVRTPQFWCLWIVLCMNVTAGIGILEKAAPMITDFFAGSSTPVSVSAAAGFVALLSAANMAGRIGWSSTSDLIGRKNIYRVYLGVGALMYLVIALFGDSSKPLFVLCALVILSFYGGGFATVPAYLKDLFGTYEVGAIHGRLLTAWSTAGVLGPLIVNWIADHQKNAGKHGSALYTLSFGIMIGLLVVGFVANELVRPVHARHHIPAPREAADAERQQPA
- a CDS encoding beta-ketoacyl-ACP synthase III, whose protein sequence is MNGSRIAAIGHYQPARVLTNEDLAGMVDTSDEWIKSRVGIRTRHIAGPDEPVDELAAHAAAKALAAAGLTPADVDLVLVATSTAVDRSPNMAARVAARLGIPQPAAMDVNVVCAGFTHALATADHTVRAGAATRALVIGADKMSDVTDWSDRSTSVLVGDGAGAAVVEACPPGEEPGIGPVLWGSVPEMGHAVRIEGTPPRFAQEGQAVYRWATTQLPAIARSACERAGVAPEDLAGVVLHQANLRIIEPLAEKLGAVNAVVARDVTESGNTSAASVPMAFSKLLEQGALSAGDPVLLFGFGGNLSYAGQVVRCP